The genomic region GAAGCAGCCGCTTCATATtcgggttaaatgcaatttacccttccTGTGTTgaccaaaaagagaaaaaaaaaatttgtaaaaaaattaatagcaatttacctcctcgtatttctcaaaatgaagtaaaaagGTCCCTAATGCGCTCGAGTGCATTgcatttatacataaaataatatttattcttaaaaattataaaaaataacaaaggaGGCGCGTGGATTACaatcctaaaaaatataaaggataaattgctatttatttttattgaaaattttttgcaCATTATCAATATTACAGGggataaaatacattttctcCGTTCATATCCAGTAGTCATCTTTGTTTTGAAAACACTTGAAGGTTTGGAATATCAGACTTCAAATTAGTTTGTTGAACGGAAAATAGACATCGAGACAAAGCCATATAGGTTGTCTTCCCTTTTTCCTCCTATGTTGTCCTCGATTCGGATCATTTACAactcaatttgaaaaataattagtatttgattttgtaatattgGTCGAGAAGATCCCGTAGATGGACATCACTAGTccgattgaattttctgattcatttcattttacgATGATCAACCAATAATTGAGTGATTGAGActctttttttaagaaaatacaaattgaaaaacttagtACTTTTAGGGCATATTTACTAACTAGGATGGAATAAAAGGGCGACACATAAATGTAGTATTAAAATAGAGATTTGTTTAgcattatttgtttatttaagattataaaattattattagaaattgataaaaaaaaatcacatttacCTAAGTTGATTATAAATGTGATTGTTTAGACCTTTTATAAACAAGACATTGAGGTAGCTCGACAAATCTCGTAGTATGTGGTACAATTATCAAACCGTAGCGAtctttaagtatttttttatgggaGAAGAtacaaagatatatatatatatagggtgaataataatttatcccgacgtgatattgaaaatgagcacattactccctatgaaaaaaaatatagcaatttactcctcctgtactttttaaaatgaagcaatttacctccttatacagggaggaaaattgtttcattttaaaaatcataagggggtaaattattgtattttaaaaaatacagggagttaactcgctatttatttttttataagagggtaatttactgatttacgatatcacaagggggttgcttgcatttttccctatatgtattatatttttgaccAAAATCATGTGCttgaaaatgtgttttttatCACATTCACATCATGTATTAGTCCAAAATCTCATAGTTTCCTTAACGGTAGGCTTGAACTAAAATCTTGGCCTGAGCACCACCTTGAATGTACACAAAACTGCAATCTGAACCAGGCTCCAGTACTTTCAGCCATTCAGGAAGTTCATAAGTGTTCTTCTCCTGTGTTGGTGAAAGACCCCATAGGGATCCTGTCAGGTTCTCAATGTGCAGCTTCAGTTCTCTGATGGGCTTCTCAGACACATTCTTGATGATCACCTTGTGCCGGTAGTACGCCTCCTTCCCGACGGTCCATGTGTTGGTTATCGAGTGAAGAAATTGAACCGGAACATGGGCTGCAAGAAACCACATTTTATAAGACGTTTGAAAGCTTGTAAGATATAATATAAGAGACTCCTAGTGTCTGTTTATGtctgtttccttttcatattGATGTGGCTAATTCGACGAAAGAAAGAAGACAGAAGCAAGAGTAGTAGTAAACTTGTGATGTAATAAGACAGGCATTTGCGATGTACCTTGTGGTTTGTGGTAAGGAATGGAAGGTTTTTGTGATTCTTGATTATAGGAAGCTGTAAGTCAAGGCAGCTATCAAACAGTTAActaatgataataaaaattaacgtTTGATATCTTGAAAGTGCATGTAATTTTACCTGCAGAATTTCGAGGCAGACTGTGCAGCTTGGAGAAAAGTCCCACCAGAGGGGCGGTACCAGACAATGTCGGCTCAGTTTGCTCGTAATTTGACCTATCGTCTGTGAATTCGTCCTTAGCATTGGGACCTCCAACAAGGGCTCCATGTATAACGTTTGGATTAGCCTCGGGACGTTTGTACCACGTCTCGAATCCCTCCACACATCCGACTGCAGATTTGAGCAGAGAAACGGGGGCGATAGACGCACCTCTGTGATGCACGTGCATTGGGTAGTTTTGACCGTAGCCCACTATGTAGCTCAAGGACATGGGATTCTTGCCAAGAATGTAGTCGGCCTGGACAGAGTGTTTTCAGATGTTAAAGAGAGTGATGGTAATAATGACTAAAGAAGTTAGTTATGCGCGCATGTGTACTTGTgattttgcaaagttgagGAGATCTTGATGTTGGAGTTCGCCATCTGGGCATTTGACGACACTTTTCGCCTTTGCAAGATAGTCTGAGTAGACAGCTAGTAGAAACGCAGCCGAGGCAGGGTACTGCAGGTTGTTCCATTCATGCAGGTAGAGCAGACCCCCTGAACAACATTAAAAGCTACATCCTTGTAAGAATTTAGATTACTTGGTCAAAAAATTTAAGCTGTTTTTTAGTTGGTGAAACATATGAGTGCCAATAGTACAGACCAGGAGTCATAGGAACGTTGTAGCCGTCGTTCTTCTGCAGACAGGCACAGGTGAAGTAGTCGGCTTTCGCTCGATACTGTTGTAGTGTGGAAGTGTATGCTCCTCCAGCTCCATCCAGCAAAACCTTCACAGATGTTGTTACAAGTTAAGGTAAAAATTTTAGGACTACTATTGTCAGACATGACTAAGGAAGTTGTAGTCGAACGCTTACCTTAGAGAGGAGGATCTGAACTCCGGCGTACTTGTTGTCCCATGAAAATTCTTTGACTGCCCATCCTGTTCCACCTAAAGAGACACAGTTGTCGACGACGTAGTTCAAGTAGTAGTCGTCGTTTGTCGCCCGGTGGAGCCATGTAGCAGCCCACAACAGTTCATCCTAGTATACAAGGTTGCCAGAGTTTGAGGACTAAGGAAGCATTATGACAAGAATCCGAGGGATGACATCGATGAAAAACGGTACATACCGAGTAACCGGTTGATGTATAGAACTGCTTGGCTGATCCAATGGAGTCATCATAGAAGCCTCTGAATCTATTTGCAAAGGAAAAAAGCTGTAGAGTTCCAAAAAAGCAAGTTAAAAAACTCTTTCTTGACATGAAAAATGTCATGAAGCTATatcacaaacaaaaaacatgGTAAAATATCACTTACATTGGGGtgtttgtaataatttctGGTTTTATGGTGGGAATATGTTGTCCATAAAGttgtaatgtaattaatgaaatatcaTTCACATTCAAGTTAAGTTGACAAACGTTTATTTTAAGCAATTGCAAACACCTCctcaattgaaaaaaacataaaaacctGTTTTGCATGCACAAGCAGAAGGCTAGAGTAGGCAGAATCATAAGGCTTGAAAGCAAGAGAGGCGGCGGCAAGGGCGGCGGCCGTTTCTCCGGCAAGATCCGATCCCGGATGCTCAGGGTCGAGCTTATACGCCGTTCTTGGCGTGGTCATATCCTCTGCTCGTTCCCAACAACAATGATCCGACACTCCGTCTCCAACctaacaacaaaaattgatagtAAATTCACAACAtgcaacataaaaaaaaaaaaaaacaatgaaaacTAATCCATGAAAAAAACAACTACCTGTCCCCAAAGAACATAAGGCTGAGGATGTGCCTTAATGAAGTAATCAGTTCCCCATTTGATTGCTCTCAAAGTATGTCCCATCTGGTCCAAACTCACCAATTCTTGCCTGAAATCAACTGCAGCCCATGACAGCATCGTCACACTAAACGCCATTGGGAGCCCAAACTTCACATGATCGCCGGCGTCGTAATACCCTCCCACCAAGTTCACCTATCGTCCATGTCAAACAaagacaaatataaataaaacgtGTTAATTACACATCCACAAGTTGTTAAAAAAGTCGTACAGttttgagaaaaacaaaaacgtACCCCCTGAGCATAACCGTCACTAAGGCCTGAATCACCACGCCATTTTACACGTTGGTTCACGGGGAGTTTACCCGACCGTTGCGCCTCAAAGAACAACAAAGTCTTGTCAAGGGCCATGCTGTAGTCGAACGCCCCGACGATCGATGCCTCTAGAGCTAGTAGACTAGCTAATAAGGCCAAAATGGAATATGATGATGGCAATCTCACCATTCTTGGTTGGAGTTGAGAGATTTGGGATAGGGATAGTTGTGActttaaatcatatattaaactctttataatgtgaaaattttcttgatatatatatatatatacatatatagggaataagaataataataattatgagttaggtagaaaattgaaataatttaagggAAGAGCAAAAGGTGGTAGCATCCACGTTCAtgcaaaataagaaattaaaaaaaaaaagggatgaAATGAATGCAAGATTGAGGTATCCACGTTGAGTTGTACTCTTTTggcattaattattaatttagagtggGAAATGTAATAATGTATAGTGCATGGTCgtagatttaaattaattaattggattaattagtTGAGACACGTTGAAACGAATTTGTGGTTTTTGGGCCACTTTGATTAATTGTACCCATAAGTTTTTTCATACACAGATGAtgcatttgaatttaatacccgtaaaaaattaaggaaaaaaaaagaaaagaaaagaagaagaatggtTGTTTTGGTTGAAAgcattttagtaaatatacatacatatatacatatagaaaatttaatactggtcgtataaattatagtattgATCAAGAGGTCACAATTCATGTAGATACAAACTCACGTGGACAACTTCCTCGGCCCACATGAAAAAATGTGATAGACATTTGAATGTCCGAACCAgtgatatgatatatatatatatatatatatatatagagagagagagagagagagagagagagagagagagagagtttcgAAGTAATAATAGTGTGCATGTAGGATAAGATGTATTAGACCATTGGATTGCTTTCGGTGTGGATTATTTGTAGGTCAAACATAGCTAATCACACCTAcaaagattcatttattattattattattattattattattattattatttggtaaaaaaacttaaaaaatagatataaattcagtaaatttgacaagattcatttatttatttattcacaaATTAAAGCACtgtcttttttgtatttaagaaaaaatatgcaCTCAAAATCCTCAACTagataaagaattttaaaagttttttcaaaataattggaAAAACAGCTAATTGCCCcactaaaacaaatataattcctttgttatataatttcactccaaattattaaatcaaatttcaaatcttttttcCTCCcatttctcattattttttagagcATAATGAGAATAcgggataaattataattttagtcatgtaagtaaagggatgaaaatttaagtCCTATAGAAATTCACTTTAACAATTctgtcctataattttaaaatccttccatattaaggataaaaatgaCCTGAAAAATGCACGTGAGTGCACTTTTTTCAGACATCTTAGCAATTCCAGATATTTTTGTCCTCAATATGctgaatttttaatattataagacAAAATTATGAAGGCGAAtccatacaaaattgaaattaccaTCCCCATatttacgggactaaaattgtaatttcttgAGACACAATTAGTCTTGTCATGTTTTCAAAGTGACAAGTGTTGTTCCATCTCCATCCCACAGGCTCAAAAGGAGGGCCATCACAGGCAGCAAAATTAGGGGAAGTTGGAATAGGAAAGATGCCAAGCAAAAATTAGGTTTATGTTTGGTATTTATTGGGTACTCAATTTTCACAATTTGGTCAATACATATATGAACATGGATGGGGACAAGCTACCATTGTGTTTCTTGGATTTTATGTTAGTGTGACACATAGCCCTatgttattatttgttttaaaatatgcTTTGTATTTGAAACGTATCTGGTTGTATGCAGAATAAGTTCGGTTCTTATCCACTGTTCTAGATCTGAGTGGTTTTAACTGATCAGACCTGGTCCGCATTCGAAATTAatctgtaattaattaattcaatcatcaataatcaatatacGCCAGTTATCAATGtcaagtatttataattagtcGATAGCTACCCACATATTATTAGGATTCAAACTCATAACCTCTTAATCATAGGGTCTCAGCTTCGCTAACTAAACTAAGACCCATCGGCTTTTAAGATCTACAGTAGTGATATTATTAAGAGTATATTAGATCGGCACCCGCTTATGATAGacctaattacacaaataccccctactgtttataaaattacaagtacctttgagggtgtttgtgtaaaatttcatACGTACTtgtatctataattataattttaagtggTGTACTTATCTTTCGCAATAAATAGCagatgtttgtataattaaatctaatttcagGGGCtattaatgcaattttctctattataaattataatagaagaaggaaaaattttcaattaagttttttgaaaagtgaaaatactTCACCTTTTATCTCACTACTTTCTTCTTCCTACTTGTgtgtgcttctttaaggttgcATTTAAATGGatgaatttggatttatttatttcaaattctaataataatttctttcaatttgattggataattttaaattatttaattctaattctgaattatattttctcaaatatttataaattttaaatttctttaatatgaattcattttctGTGAATCATtccctcaaattcaaatctatccattcaaatttaatataaaaaaataaaggaaaaagtattattttagtccgctaagtatgcttaattttaattttagtccaataactatgtccatttttgtttaggtccagtaacttacgaaattgcttacttttagtcctttggcagattttgggacaattttacccctatgcaatttttgaaaggcagttttaatccgtatgcactcataggagtaaaattgtccgaaaatatgtcagaggactaaaagtaagcaatttcgtaagttactggacctaaacaaaaatagacatagttatcagactaaaattaaaattaggcatacttagctgactaaaataatactttttcccaaaaataaaagttaattacgtaaaataaacaatttttttattaaaatatacattatttaatacattaaatatatatataactaatcaactgcaataaaaatttaaaaaaaaagaatcccACATAAaaagagacaaaaataaatgcaagAGATAGTGAGATAATAGTGGGAAAAGGCTTGTCTTCCACTgtctaaattatgaaaaaagagCTCTTTCCATGAATACAATTATATTGTTGTTCCAACATGGACTGTCATACCTTGTCTTTCCCATccatccaattaaatattaatcctCCTCctctaatttaattcatttttttcatttcttatgAGATAAacattagattttattttaatgttaattatatttttttagtgtttcgaaaaataatattataaaacttataaagtattgacaattttataaataatatgatcgAAATCGATGGAATtcgtcaaaatttaaaaaataaaaaggggatattagttatttatttataagtatttcAGAATTTCTCATAAGATGGACTgaaaagttgataataaatttgcCTAGTCATCCTTTAAATCATTAGTCACTATGTAAAATTGGTTGATTTGAGGTCGTGAATTTGAGTTTCATCACTCGTATGTATGAATATTTGATCATGATCATTGAAATTGAGCggatttaagaataaaaagcATTGATGAAAACAAAGATCATCGAAATAAATGTAGATGAAACTCTattcttattgtatttttttttttccatagaTGTACgtcatgtatataaaattatctcttaaatatacatataaattgaATGTGcagtattaatttaaagggtaaattataaaaaatctttcgttgtttgataaattatcaatactgcTTGATAATAGCAATCTTTAGTTTTCTTTaggaaatttttaaattttatattgaaatatccaaaatgcccttttaaacccaaaattataattttacatattttttaaaataattatatttttttataataatttttatccaacatcatattttcttttttttatttaaagtttaaatttcattaaggataacttgatattttttatacaatccaagttacataattatatatcaagtcACGTATActctttattattaaatcgGATAAATTGTTCAATATACTCTTGTAAGGTGTTTACTTTATATTGTAGGGGTTCGATTTTTATCTCCAAGTCCGGTACAAAATTGAACTAATATTCAACTTAAACAGTTcaagtaattataatataattaatacagaatttcttttttattttgtcatccaAACAACGTATACGTAAATAAGGTCTaaatgtattgataattttttaaatgaatatttataattatacgaaatatcaagaaatttgAGTGTAATATTGGATTCAAAGTGCAACAGCTCACTCCCTCATACTctcttctccctctctctatatatgATTTCTCTTCCATGCTTCTTTCCAATACAAAAATGAGGCCAACTGATCAAACTTATAACTCAATCAGGGCTTCTTCATCTGTTCATTCACTTTCACCACCAGCCCACCTCCTCCACGGCCACCACCAATGCATAGCCACTCTCAAGGGCCACAACGCCTACACGTCGTCCCTCGTTCTTGCCGGANNNNNNNNNNNNNNNNNNNNNNNNNNNNNNNNNNNNNNNNTGAGTTCTCTAGCACTGGACGCTGAATCTCCAACCGATGATCATGACTTAGTCATGGCAGCAGGTAAGGGTGCAGTTAAAGCCCTTGTGTCATCATCTGACAATAAGCTCATCATAAGTGCTCATCAGGACCATAAAATCCGTGTCTGGAAAATAGAAGATGTCAGCAAGTTTCACCGTCAAATCACGCACTTGGCCACGCTGCCGACACTGAGCGACCGTGCCCTTAGACTCTTGGTCCCCAAGAGCAGAATCCAAGTCAGAAGGCACAAGAAATGCACATGGATTCACCATGTTGACTCTGTCTCAGCATTAGCCTTATCGACAGACGAGACGCTGCTCTACTCCGTTTCTTGGGACCGGACACTCAAAGTCTGGAGGATGACGGATTTCAAGTGCCTGGAATCCATAGCCAATGCGCACGACGATGCAATAAACGCCA from Sesamum indicum cultivar Zhongzhi No. 13 linkage group LG3, S_indicum_v1.0, whole genome shotgun sequence harbors:
- the LOC105157390 gene encoding endoglucanase 5; translation: MVRLPSSYSILALLASLLALEASIVGAFDYSMALDKTLLFFEAQRSGKLPVNQRVKWRGDSGLSDGYAQGVNLVGGYYDAGDHVKFGLPMAFSVTMLSWAAVDFRQELVSLDQMGHTLRAIKWGTDYFIKAHPQPYVLWGQVGDGVSDHCCWERAEDMTTPRTAYKLDPEHPGSDLAGETAAALAAASLAFKPYDSAYSSLLLVHAKQLFSFANRFRGFYDDSIGSAKQFYTSTGYSDELLWAATWLHRATNDDYYLNYVVDNCVSLGGTGWAVKEFSWDNKYAGVQILLSKVLLDGAGGAYTSTLQQYRAKADYFTCACLQKNDGYNVPMTPGGLLYLHEWNNLQYPASAAFLLAVYSDYLAKAKSVVKCPDGELQHQDLLNFAKSQADYILGKNPMSLSYIVGYGQNYPMHVHHRGASIAPVSLLKSAVGCVEGFETWYKRPEANPNVIHGALVGGPNAKDEFTDDRSNYEQTEPTLSGTAPLVGLFSKLHSLPRNSAASYNQESQKPSIPYHKPQAHVPVQFLHSITNTWTVGKEAYYRHKVIIKNVSEKPIRELKLHIENLTGSLWGLSPTQEKNTYELPEWLKVLEPGSDCSFVYIQGGAQAKILVQAYR